The following are encoded in a window of Emcibacter sp. SYSU 3D8 genomic DNA:
- a CDS encoding NIPSNAP family protein — MSSPLYLHVTLKVRMDGYHRFCEGMAKQVPIIESYGWKLIGAWVTTVGRLHTVIDIWEIPDANAYAEVMKKVAERPDYPAFWKLLEETLEEEVVTMVQKVPYAR, encoded by the coding sequence ATGTCATCACCGCTTTATCTGCACGTCACCCTGAAGGTCCGCATGGACGGTTACCACCGCTTCTGCGAAGGCATGGCCAAACAGGTGCCGATCATCGAGAGCTACGGCTGGAAGCTGATCGGTGCGTGGGTAACCACGGTCGGCCGGCTTCACACGGTGATCGACATCTGGGAAATTCCCGATGCGAACGCCTATGCCGAGGTGATGAAGAAGGTTGCCGAGCGTCCCGATTATCCGGCGTTCTGGAAGCTGCTCGAGGAAACGCTCGAGGAAGAAGTGGTCACCATGGTCCAGAAGGTGCCCTACGCACGCTGA
- a CDS encoding cysteine hydrolase: MGTDSGFGPPDERTVHLCIDMQRLFAPGGPWAAPWMDSVLPVAAGIAQRSPERTVFTRFIPPLEPEDMPGAWQHYYRRWRHITRDRLPARMLDLAPPLDRYVPPAAIVDKATYSAFGTPALDRLLQAKNVDGLIVTGAETDSCVLATVLGAVDRGYRVYLVTDAVCSSSDEGHDALMGLYRRRYSQQIQTLSAAEVIESWRL; this comes from the coding sequence ATGGGGACCGACAGCGGATTTGGGCCGCCCGACGAGCGCACGGTGCATCTGTGCATCGACATGCAGCGCCTGTTCGCGCCGGGCGGGCCATGGGCCGCGCCCTGGATGGACTCGGTGTTGCCAGTCGCCGCCGGGATCGCGCAGCGCAGTCCCGAGCGCACCGTGTTCACCCGGTTCATACCGCCGCTCGAACCCGAGGATATGCCCGGAGCCTGGCAACATTATTACCGGCGTTGGCGCCATATCACCCGCGACCGGCTGCCGGCCCGCATGCTTGATCTGGCGCCTCCCCTCGACCGGTACGTGCCGCCCGCCGCAATCGTCGACAAGGCAACCTACTCGGCGTTCGGCACTCCGGCGCTGGACCGGCTGTTGCAGGCCAAGAACGTGGATGGCCTGATCGTGACCGGTGCCGAGACCGATTCCTGCGTGCTCGCGACCGTGCTGGGCGCGGTCGACCGGGGGTACCGGGTCTATCTGGTGACCGATGCGGTGTGCAGCTCTTCCGACGAGGGGCACGATGCGCTGATGGGCCTCTATCGCCGGCGGTACAGCCAGCAGATCCAGACCCTGAGCGCAGCGGAAGTGATCGAATCCTGGCGCCTCTAG
- a CDS encoding cytochrome P450 yields MTDSEVARRLYTDFHIEDPLFDEHFEETLDDLLDGCPVARSRDGSGYFVINRYEDVYRCARDWRTFSSADGWMLNAPEGSIPILPEDSDPPYHNTWRHVLNPFFSRGKVGGLEDFARACARELIEALAPRGACEFIADYAAILPGRILFERILPVPVADLPVLFQDIDTFSFGPVEERGPAFARVHAYLEAFLRDRSAQPPQGDLVDLIVAGVDKDGAPCPWEDKVYIILDVVFGGLATTTHVMSGAIHHLATHPETRDMLRADPGLIDAVVEEVIRLYPPVVAAARTVRADTEVAGVVLKPGDRVALNFAAASRDPAACDAPGTFDPKRSQIVHTTFGVGPHRCLGEHLARLEIKVTVEEFLRRIPAFELVPGSPPVYESGQLRTMKNLALRWPVG; encoded by the coding sequence ATGACCGATTCGGAAGTGGCGCGGCGTCTTTACACGGACTTCCACATCGAGGACCCGCTGTTCGACGAGCACTTCGAGGAAACGCTCGACGACTTGCTGGACGGCTGCCCAGTTGCCCGCAGCCGCGATGGCAGCGGCTATTTCGTGATCAATCGCTACGAGGATGTGTACCGCTGCGCCCGCGACTGGCGCACCTTCTCCAGCGCCGATGGCTGGATGCTGAACGCACCCGAAGGCTCGATCCCCATCCTGCCCGAGGATTCCGACCCGCCCTATCACAACACCTGGCGTCACGTGCTGAACCCCTTTTTCAGCCGCGGCAAGGTCGGCGGCCTGGAGGACTTCGCCCGGGCTTGCGCCCGCGAGTTGATCGAGGCCTTGGCGCCCAGGGGCGCGTGCGAGTTCATCGCCGACTACGCGGCCATCCTGCCGGGCCGCATCCTGTTCGAGCGCATCCTGCCGGTGCCGGTGGCCGACCTGCCGGTGCTGTTCCAGGACATCGACACCTTCTCGTTCGGCCCTGTCGAGGAGCGCGGACCGGCATTTGCCCGGGTCCACGCCTATCTCGAGGCCTTCCTCCGCGACCGCAGCGCACAACCGCCCCAGGGCGACCTTGTCGACCTGATCGTCGCGGGCGTGGACAAGGACGGCGCGCCGTGTCCGTGGGAGGACAAGGTCTATATTATCCTCGACGTGGTGTTCGGCGGGCTGGCGACGACGACGCATGTCATGTCGGGCGCCATCCATCACCTTGCGACCCATCCCGAAACCCGCGATATGCTGCGGGCCGATCCGGGTCTGATCGACGCAGTTGTCGAGGAGGTCATTCGGCTCTATCCGCCCGTGGTGGCCGCCGCGCGCACCGTGCGCGCCGACACAGAGGTGGCTGGCGTGGTTTTGAAGCCGGGCGATCGGGTGGCGCTGAACTTCGCCGCCGCCAGCCGCGATCCGGCGGCTTGCGATGCCCCCGGCACCTTCGATCCGAAGCGCAGCCAGATCGTCCACACCACCTTCGGCGTCGGCCCGCACCGCTGCCTGGGCGAGCATCTCGCGCGGCTTGAGATCAAGGTGACGGTGGAGGAATTCCTGCGCCGCATCCCGGCGTTCGAGTTGGTCCCGGGATCACCGCCTGTCTACGAGAGCGGCCAACTCCGGACCATGAAGAACCTGGCGTTGCGCTGGCCGGTCGGATAG
- a CDS encoding BCCT family transporter, giving the protein MTDSRSKLAASSPERRRGMLSHFARRMLGDVGAVFLVSMIVILGFAALAALVPVSVAAVSSRLLDVTAHNFGWLYLFVTSGFACFAIFLAVSRFGTIRFGPDHEPPEFSYTAWLGMIFSAGMGVGLVFWGVAEPLTHFNEPPLGIGTPRSFEAAQTGMRYSFFHWGIHQWANFAIVGLSIAYVRFRHNSRGLISETFRPLIGSGVDGTWGKAIDILTVVSTVFGVATTLGLGALQLNSGVVRFLDVDYGYSTQLAIILGLGLVFLVTAVTPLEKGIRYVSNANMAIAAALLVAVAVLGPTSFIFGVLTQTLGEYLGNIVEMSLVTSPYSGGQWVEQWTMFYWAWGLSWAPFVGSFIARISRGRTIREFVLGVMIVPVALSMLWFSVFGGSAVYFELFKQAGIADAVANEAPSGLYVLLDQLPASRMLVAGTVLLVAMFVMTSANSATFILGMFTSKGVLNPTRFVRVFWGVMILVLAAALLFSGGLGGLQTISIITAFPFMLLMILIAFSLYRDLSKEFAIRDESARVLNARIEQFFLREPEREAAREAEEEVHPTAPEADMPDPKSDPTQGISR; this is encoded by the coding sequence TTGACCGACTCAAGAAGCAAACTCGCCGCGTCTTCCCCCGAGCGCCGCCGCGGCATGCTGTCACACTTTGCCCGGCGCATGCTGGGCGATGTCGGCGCTGTTTTCCTTGTCTCCATGATCGTGATCCTGGGTTTTGCCGCCCTTGCGGCGTTGGTGCCGGTGTCTGTCGCCGCGGTTTCAAGTCGGCTTCTCGATGTCACGGCCCACAATTTCGGGTGGCTCTATCTTTTCGTGACCAGTGGCTTCGCCTGCTTTGCGATCTTTCTTGCCGTCTCCAGGTTCGGGACCATCCGGTTCGGCCCCGACCACGAGCCGCCGGAATTCTCGTATACCGCATGGCTGGGCATGATCTTCTCGGCGGGCATGGGCGTGGGCCTTGTGTTCTGGGGGGTGGCCGAGCCTCTGACCCATTTCAACGAGCCGCCCCTCGGGATCGGCACGCCCCGCTCTTTCGAGGCGGCGCAGACGGGGATGCGATATTCGTTCTTCCACTGGGGCATTCATCAGTGGGCAAACTTTGCCATCGTCGGCCTTTCCATTGCCTATGTGCGGTTCCGGCACAACAGCCGCGGCCTGATCAGCGAGACCTTCAGACCCCTCATCGGCAGTGGCGTCGATGGGACCTGGGGCAAGGCGATCGACATCCTGACCGTGGTCTCGACGGTTTTCGGGGTTGCGACCACCCTCGGACTCGGGGCCCTGCAGCTGAACAGCGGGGTCGTCCGGTTTCTGGATGTGGACTATGGCTATTCCACCCAGCTCGCCATCATCCTCGGGCTGGGCCTTGTGTTCCTCGTTACGGCGGTGACGCCGCTGGAAAAAGGCATCCGTTACGTCAGCAACGCCAACATGGCGATCGCGGCGGCGTTGCTGGTTGCGGTCGCCGTTCTCGGCCCGACCTCATTCATTTTCGGCGTGCTCACCCAGACGCTGGGTGAGTATCTGGGAAACATCGTCGAAATGAGCCTGGTGACGTCACCATATTCCGGCGGCCAATGGGTCGAGCAGTGGACCATGTTCTATTGGGCGTGGGGACTCAGCTGGGCGCCATTCGTGGGCAGCTTCATCGCCCGTATCTCGCGAGGACGGACCATCCGGGAGTTCGTGCTGGGCGTGATGATCGTCCCCGTCGCGCTCAGCATGCTCTGGTTCTCGGTCTTCGGCGGGTCGGCTGTGTATTTCGAGCTGTTCAAGCAGGCCGGTATCGCCGACGCCGTGGCCAATGAGGCGCCGAGCGGCCTCTACGTCCTGCTCGACCAATTGCCGGCCAGCCGGATGCTGGTCGCCGGTACGGTCCTGCTGGTCGCCATGTTTGTCATGACGTCGGCCAATTCGGCGACCTTCATCCTGGGCATGTTCACTTCCAAGGGCGTGCTGAACCCGACGCGTTTCGTGCGTGTCTTCTGGGGGGTGATGATCCTCGTTCTCGCCGCCGCGCTGCTCTTCAGCGGCGGGCTGGGCGGCTTGCAGACCATCTCGATTATCACCGCGTTTCCGTTCATGCTGCTGATGATCCTGATCGCGTTTTCCCTCTACCGGGACCTGTCCAAGGAATTCGCCATACGCGACGAAAGTGCCCGTGTGCTCAACGCGCGCATCGAGCAGTTCTTTTTGCGAGAACCCGAACGTGAGGCGGCGCGCGAAGCCGAGGAGGAGGTCCACCCGACCGCGCCCGAGGCAGACATGCCCGATCCAAAAAGCGACCCGACGCAGGGGATCTCGCGCTGA
- a CDS encoding YggT family protein — protein sequence MNALAQLIYLAGQLLIWMLIIWAVLGLLIAFNVVNARNPFVSSVMRSLEALFTPLLRPIRRFLPTAGGIDFSPMVLIIIIWVIQTLLLQDILPMFM from the coding sequence ATGAACGCACTTGCGCAGCTCATCTATCTGGCCGGCCAGCTCCTGATCTGGATGCTCATCATCTGGGCGGTGCTGGGCCTGCTGATTGCATTCAACGTGGTCAACGCGCGCAACCCCTTCGTGTCGAGCGTGATGCGCTCGCTGGAGGCGCTCTTCACGCCCCTGCTGCGGCCGATCCGGCGCTTCCTGCCCACCGCGGGCGGCATCGACTTCTCGCCGATGGTGCTGATCATCATCATCTGGGTGATCCAGACGCTGCTGCTGCAGGACATCCTGCCGATGTTCATGTGA
- a CDS encoding DUF167 family protein, protein MPVRLTPKASRNVIEGLRDEAAGGRALAVKVTAVPEKGKANASLEKLLARALGVAGGRVEVVGGTTSRNKDVLVRGDPAEIAVLLEKLTGELGV, encoded by the coding sequence GTGCCCGTGCGGCTGACGCCCAAGGCGTCGCGGAATGTCATCGAAGGCCTGCGGGACGAGGCGGCGGGCGGCCGGGCGCTGGCGGTCAAGGTCACCGCCGTGCCCGAGAAGGGCAAGGCCAACGCGTCGCTGGAGAAACTGCTCGCCAGGGCGCTGGGCGTCGCCGGCGGGCGGGTCGAAGTGGTTGGCGGCACGACATCGCGGAACAAGGACGTACTGGTGCGCGGCGACCCCGCCGAGATCGCCGTCCTGCTGGAAAAACTGACAGGAGAGCTGGGTGTCTGA
- the folD gene encoding bifunctional methylenetetrahydrofolate dehydrogenase/methenyltetrahydrofolate cyclohydrolase FolD codes for MSEAAIIDGKAFAANLRGKVARQVAALKADHGLTPGLAVVLVGADPASEIYVRNKHTQTTEAGMNSFEFKRPADITQDALLGLVRELNADSRVHGILVQLPLPKPLVEQPVTQAIDPDKDVDGLHVINAGRLASGLPGLFPCTPSGCMMLIEDQLGADLSGKRAIVLGRSNLVGKPIAQMLLRANATVTMAHSRTDDLPAECRRADIVVAAVGKPDMVRGGWIKHGAVVIDVGINRIPKDGGGTRVVGDVCFAEAKDRAAAITPVPGGVGPMTIATLLHNTVIAACRQAGVEEPKV; via the coding sequence GTGTCTGAAGCGGCGATCATCGACGGCAAGGCGTTCGCGGCGAATCTTCGCGGCAAGGTGGCGCGGCAGGTGGCGGCACTCAAGGCGGACCACGGCCTGACGCCGGGCCTCGCGGTGGTGCTGGTGGGCGCCGACCCGGCCAGCGAGATCTATGTGCGCAACAAGCACACCCAGACCACCGAGGCCGGCATGAACTCGTTCGAGTTCAAGCGGCCGGCCGACATCACCCAGGACGCGCTGCTGGGCCTGGTGCGCGAGCTGAACGCCGATTCCCGCGTCCACGGCATCCTGGTGCAGCTGCCGCTGCCCAAACCGCTGGTCGAGCAGCCGGTCACCCAGGCCATCGACCCGGACAAGGATGTCGACGGCCTGCATGTGATCAACGCCGGCCGGCTGGCGAGCGGCCTGCCGGGCCTGTTCCCGTGCACGCCGTCGGGCTGCATGATGCTGATCGAGGACCAGCTGGGCGCCGACCTGTCGGGCAAGCGCGCCATCGTGCTCGGCCGCTCCAACCTGGTGGGCAAGCCCATCGCCCAGATGCTGCTGCGCGCCAACGCCACGGTCACCATGGCCCATTCCCGCACCGACGACCTGCCGGCCGAATGCCGCCGCGCCGACATCGTCGTCGCCGCCGTCGGCAAGCCGGACATGGTGCGCGGCGGCTGGATCAAGCACGGCGCCGTGGTCATCGACGTGGGCATCAACCGCATCCCCAAGGATGGCGGCGGCACCCGCGTGGTGGGTGACGTGTGCTTTGCCGAGGCGAAGGACCGGGCGGCGGCGATCACGCCGGTGCCCGGCGGCGTCGGCCCCATGACCATCGCGACCTTGCTGCACAACACGGTGATCGCGGCCTGCCGGCAGGCAGGGGTCGAGGAGCCAAAGGTTTAG
- a CDS encoding argininosuccinate synthase, producing the protein MSKKINKVVLAYSGGLDTSVILKWLQATYDCEVVTFTADLGQGDELEPARKKAEMLGVKQIYIEDLRDEFVRDYVFPMFRANAAYEGIYLLGTSIARPLIAKRQIEIAREVGADAVCHGATGKGNDQVRFELGYYALQPDIKVIAPWREWDLTSRTTLIKFAEENQIPIPKDKRGEAPFSVDANLLHISAEGKALEDPWSEPEEFVFSRTVAPEDAPDKPTYVEIDFEKGDPIAIDGVRMGPADLLTRLNELGGANGIGRLDLVENRFVGMKSRGIYETPGGTVLYAAHRGIESITLDRGAAHLKDEMMPRYAELIYNGFWFSPERRMLQALIDESQEKVSGTVRLKLYKGSATVVGRKSPNTLYSLQHVTFEEDAVYDQRDAEGFIKLNALRLRLLGQRDQK; encoded by the coding sequence ATGAGCAAGAAAATCAACAAGGTCGTGCTTGCCTATTCAGGCGGGCTGGACACCTCGGTCATCCTGAAGTGGTTGCAGGCCACCTATGATTGCGAGGTGGTCACATTCACCGCCGATCTGGGCCAGGGCGACGAGCTGGAGCCGGCGCGCAAGAAGGCCGAAATGCTGGGCGTGAAGCAGATCTACATCGAGGATCTGCGCGACGAATTCGTGCGCGACTATGTGTTCCCCATGTTCCGCGCCAATGCCGCCTATGAGGGTATCTACCTGCTCGGCACCTCCATCGCCCGACCGCTGATCGCCAAACGGCAGATCGAGATCGCCCGCGAAGTGGGCGCCGATGCCGTGTGCCACGGCGCCACCGGCAAGGGCAACGACCAGGTCCGTTTCGAGTTGGGCTATTACGCGCTGCAGCCCGACATCAAGGTGATCGCGCCGTGGCGTGAATGGGATCTGACCTCGCGGACCACGCTGATCAAGTTCGCCGAGGAAAACCAGATTCCGATCCCGAAGGACAAGAGGGGCGAGGCGCCGTTCTCGGTCGACGCGAACCTGCTGCATATCTCGGCCGAGGGCAAGGCGCTCGAAGACCCGTGGTCCGAGCCCGAGGAATTCGTGTTCTCGCGCACCGTCGCGCCCGAGGATGCGCCCGACAAGCCGACCTATGTGGAAATCGACTTCGAGAAGGGTGACCCGATCGCCATCGACGGCGTCCGGATGGGCCCTGCCGACCTGCTGACCCGGCTCAACGAACTGGGCGGCGCCAACGGGATCGGCCGTCTCGACCTGGTCGAGAATCGCTTCGTCGGCATGAAGAGCCGCGGCATCTACGAGACACCGGGTGGCACCGTGCTGTATGCGGCGCACCGGGGCATCGAAAGCATCACCCTCGACCGCGGCGCGGCGCATCTGAAGGACGAGATGATGCCGCGCTATGCCGAGCTGATCTATAACGGTTTCTGGTTCAGCCCCGAGCGGCGCATGCTTCAGGCGCTGATCGACGAGAGCCAGGAAAAGGTCTCAGGCACCGTGCGGCTGAAGCTGTACAAGGGCAGCGCGACGGTGGTGGGCCGCAAGTCGCCCAACACGCTCTATTCGCTGCAGCATGTGACCTTCGAGGAAGACGCCGTCTACGACCAGCGCGACGCCGAAGGCTTCATCAAGCTGAACGCCCTGCGGCTGCGCCTGCTGGGGCAGCGCGACCAGAAATAA
- a CDS encoding XrtA/PEP-CTERM system amidotransferase, with product MCGLAGMFDGTGTRPMDRGLLRRMTDTLVHRGPDGSGLFAEPGIALGHRRLSIIDLAGGAQPMTDPETGVTVVFNGEIYNFPALMDTLAGHGHRFRTRCDTEVILHGWKQWGAECLSHLDGMFAFALWDPRESTLFLARDRLGKKPLYYAILPGGLCLFGSELKALACHPDLPRDIDTEAVADFFAYGYVPDPKSIYRAARKLAPGHCLRWRRGGEPQLRQWWDLQLAPTAGDPADVAAQLEIATRRRLIADVPLGAFLSGGVDSSAIVAQMALGMETPVKTFSIGFGDRAYDESAYAGVIASRYGTDHTARQVDPDSFGLIDRLAGIYDEPFGDSSAIPTFQVCALAREKVSVALSGDGGDEVFGGYRRYLWHEREARVRRLLSPGFRRVLFGTLGKIYPRADWAPRMLRARTTFQELALDDVDAYFLSVSATTERQRRNLLSLDVRGQLHRSDYHPIEVLRDHWRKADGADPLKQAQYADIKTWLPGDILVKVDRASMANSLEVRAPFLDHRLLEWGVNLPASVKIAGGEKKAILKQAMDPFVPADILYRPKQGFSVPIGPWFRGPLRDMVREALTGSLLSESGFVDAQAVEMLLNQHQGGYRDNSRILWLLLMFQGFLRHDAASRP from the coding sequence ATGTGCGGATTGGCGGGCATGTTCGACGGCACGGGGACGCGGCCCATGGACCGGGGCCTCCTCCGGCGCATGACCGATACCCTTGTCCATCGCGGACCCGACGGGTCGGGACTGTTCGCCGAGCCGGGGATTGCGCTGGGCCACCGCAGGCTGTCGATCATCGATCTGGCCGGCGGCGCCCAGCCGATGACCGATCCGGAAACCGGCGTCACAGTCGTGTTCAATGGCGAGATCTACAATTTCCCCGCGCTGATGGACACCCTGGCCGGTCACGGCCACCGTTTCCGCACCCGGTGCGACACCGAGGTGATCCTGCATGGCTGGAAGCAATGGGGCGCCGAGTGCCTGTCTCATCTCGACGGCATGTTCGCCTTCGCCCTCTGGGACCCGCGCGAGAGCACCCTGTTCCTTGCCCGCGACCGGCTGGGCAAGAAACCGCTCTATTACGCCATCCTGCCCGGCGGCCTGTGCCTGTTCGGCTCCGAACTGAAGGCGCTGGCCTGCCATCCGGACCTGCCGCGCGACATCGACACCGAGGCCGTCGCCGACTTCTTCGCCTATGGCTACGTGCCCGACCCGAAAAGCATCTACCGGGCGGCGCGCAAGCTGGCGCCGGGACATTGCCTGCGCTGGCGGCGCGGCGGCGAGCCGCAGCTGCGCCAGTGGTGGGACCTGCAGCTGGCGCCGACCGCAGGCGATCCGGCCGACGTGGCAGCCCAACTGGAAATCGCCACCCGGCGGCGGCTGATCGCCGACGTGCCGCTGGGTGCGTTCCTGTCGGGCGGTGTGGATTCCAGCGCCATTGTCGCCCAGATGGCGCTGGGCATGGAGACGCCGGTAAAGACATTCTCCATCGGCTTCGGCGACAGGGCCTATGACGAATCGGCCTATGCCGGCGTCATCGCCAGCCGGTACGGCACCGATCACACGGCGCGGCAGGTGGACCCCGATTCGTTCGGACTGATCGATCGGCTGGCGGGGATTTATGATGAGCCGTTCGGCGACAGCTCGGCCATTCCCACGTTCCAGGTCTGCGCGCTGGCGCGTGAGAAGGTGAGCGTCGCCCTGTCCGGCGACGGCGGCGACGAGGTGTTCGGCGGCTACCGGCGCTATCTGTGGCATGAGCGCGAGGCACGGGTGCGCCGGCTGCTGTCGCCCGGCTTTCGCCGCGTGCTGTTCGGCACGCTGGGCAAGATCTACCCCAGGGCCGACTGGGCGCCGCGGATGCTGCGCGCCAGGACCACGTTCCAGGAATTGGCCCTCGACGACGTCGACGCGTACTTCCTCAGCGTCTCGGCGACCACCGAGCGGCAGCGACGCAACCTGCTGAGCCTCGATGTGCGCGGCCAGCTGCACCGCTCGGATTACCATCCCATCGAGGTGCTGCGCGATCACTGGCGCAAGGCCGATGGCGCCGACCCGCTGAAGCAGGCGCAATACGCCGACATCAAGACCTGGCTGCCCGGCGACATCCTGGTGAAGGTGGACCGGGCCAGCATGGCCAACAGCCTGGAAGTGCGCGCACCCTTCCTCGACCACCGCCTGCTGGAATGGGGCGTCAACCTGCCGGCTTCGGTGAAAATCGCCGGGGGCGAGAAGAAGGCCATCCTGAAGCAGGCGATGGATCCGTTCGTGCCGGCCGACATTCTCTACCGGCCCAAGCAGGGCTTCTCCGTGCCCATCGGCCCGTGGTTCCGCGGGCCGCTCAGGGACATGGTGCGCGAGGCGCTGACCGGCAGCCTGCTCAGCGAGTCGGGGTTTGTCGATGCGCAGGCGGTCGAGATGCTGCTGAACCAGCATCAGGGCGGCTACCGCGACAATTCGAGGATTCTCTGGCTGCTGCTGATGTTCCAGGGGTTCCTGCGGCACGATGCCGCGAGCCGGCCATGA
- a CDS encoding glycosyltransferase family 4 protein — protein MNILSFTTLYPNAAQPVLGIFVENRLRRLTESGRVNLTVVAPVPWFPFTAKAFGTYAAYASVPAHEVRHGIEIFHPRYKVIPKVGMNIAPALLYRGARTIVRKLARERGAQLIDAHYFYPDGVAAAKLAGELDLPLAITARGTDLNLIPQFDIPRLQIEQAARAANAIITVCDALQQPLLDMGIDAGKITTLRNGVDLALFRPLDRMAARNRWGADGRTIVSVGGLIERKGHHLAIEAMKSVSDASLLIAGGGEERPALERQITELGLTGRVRLLGQVPHDSLPSLYSAADALVLASSREGWANVLLEAMACGTPVVATDVWGTGEVVAAPEAGVLVKDRSAAGIAAGLKALFDHPPERTATRAYAEGFSWDATTQGQLRLFESLLP, from the coding sequence ATGAACATCCTCAGTTTTACCACGCTCTATCCCAACGCGGCCCAGCCGGTGCTGGGCATATTCGTGGAGAACCGGCTGCGGCGTCTGACCGAGAGCGGCCGGGTCAACCTGACCGTGGTCGCGCCGGTGCCCTGGTTCCCGTTCACCGCGAAGGCGTTCGGTACCTATGCGGCCTATGCCAGCGTGCCCGCGCACGAAGTGCGCCACGGCATCGAAATCTTCCACCCACGCTACAAGGTGATTCCCAAGGTCGGCATGAATATCGCGCCGGCGCTGCTCTATCGCGGCGCGCGCACGATCGTACGGAAACTGGCCCGCGAGCGCGGCGCCCAGCTGATCGATGCCCATTACTTCTATCCCGACGGCGTGGCGGCCGCGAAGCTGGCCGGCGAACTGGACCTGCCGCTTGCCATCACCGCGCGCGGCACCGATCTCAACCTGATCCCCCAATTCGATATACCGCGGCTGCAGATCGAGCAGGCGGCACGGGCGGCGAATGCGATCATCACCGTTTGCGATGCGCTGCAGCAGCCGCTGCTCGACATGGGCATCGATGCCGGCAAGATCACCACCCTGCGCAACGGCGTCGATCTGGCGCTGTTCCGCCCGCTCGACCGCATGGCCGCCCGTAACCGCTGGGGCGCCGACGGCCGCACCATCGTCTCGGTCGGCGGCCTTATCGAGCGCAAAGGACACCATCTGGCCATCGAGGCGATGAAGTCGGTGTCCGACGCCTCGCTGCTGATCGCCGGCGGCGGCGAGGAAAGGCCGGCGCTGGAGCGGCAGATCACCGAGCTGGGCCTGACCGGGCGGGTGCGGCTGCTGGGCCAGGTGCCCCATGACAGCCTGCCATCGCTCTACAGCGCGGCCGACGCGCTGGTGCTGGCGTCGAGCCGGGAAGGCTGGGCCAATGTGCTGCTTGAGGCCATGGCCTGCGGCACGCCCGTGGTCGCGACCGACGTCTGGGGCACCGGCGAGGTGGTCGCCGCGCCCGAGGCCGGGGTGCTGGTGAAGGACAGGTCGGCGGCCGGTATCGCGGCTGGCCTGAAGGCGCTGTTCGACCATCCGCCGGAGCGGACAGCGACGCGCGCCTACGCCGAAGGCTTCAGCTGGGACGCGACGACGCAGGGGCAACTGCGGCTGTTCGAGAGCCTCCTACCTTGA